Genomic DNA from Scomber japonicus isolate fScoJap1 unplaced genomic scaffold, fScoJap1.pri scaffold_475, whole genome shotgun sequence:
AGTTActaaatgcagctttaacatacaattttaaatatctaaaaataattacacacactttaaacctttaaactcATCAGTGCATCAGTTCCTGTGTACCTGTAGAGCATAAAGAGGCCGTTGCCGTTGGGAACCATGCCTCGCCTCCTCTGGTGCATCACCATGGCAGTCATGGCGAAGAaggtgaagatgaagaggatgaaggtCTGACCCTCAGTGATCAGGTACCTgccagaggaaacacacacagacagagagagtctGTTggattagtttttttttatttttctcttaatgcttcgtgtgtgtttttaaattgaaGGTTTCTGTCTTTGCTCGGTTTGTCTATTTGCATGTGTTTCCTCAAGTTGCACTTCATTGAGCTCTCAGATGCCCGGTAACATTTCCAATTTCGAAATTGGATTTTTGAAAGTGGTTATAATCCCTTAACGACTTTAAACACACTGActgtgaccaaaaaaaaacctgaaactgaaaaattgtgtacttaaccctcctgttgtcctcgagtcaaggaaggaagggaaaggaggagagagagagagagagagagagaggagagagagagagagagagaggagagagagagagagaggagagagagagagagagagaggagatgagagagagagagagagagaggagagaggagagagagagagagagagagagagagagaagtaaaagaggaaaagaaggaaagaatgacagaggaaaggagggagaaagaaggaaggaaaggagggagggagggagggaggaaaagaggaagggaaggaaggaaagaatgacagacaaaagaaggaaaggatggaggaagagaggaaggaaaggggatggaggaagaaggaaggaagggagggagggagggaggaagggagaaaggaaaagaggaagggaggaaggaaggaaagaatgacagaggaaagaaggacaggaggaaggcttcttaaccctttataggaacactcattgaaaggatgggaggaaggaaggatggaggaaagaagaaaggaaggaaggaaggaaggaaggagggaagaaggaaggaaggtagggggaggaaagaaagaggagaaggagggagggaggaaggaaggaaagaagaaagggggatggaggaaggaaagaaggaaggaagagagaggaaggaaaggggatggagggaggaaagaaggaaggaaggaaagaaagagagaaggagggaggaaggacagatggaagggaggaaagaaggaaagaaggaacagtcaaaacagacggggggaGGGACAACATGAAGGTTAAGTTACTGAGAGCCAGGAAGAAAACTCAGCTGTAAAAATGATGGTTGTTATGGAAACTATAGTCAGACTAAAGCTTGAAGGGAGCTTGAAGGGAGGAAGTCGCTCGTCTGTACATAAGTGTGTTAAGAAGACACTTAAATGTTCAAACTGAGGCATGACGTGAGGGGAATGTAGTTAGTATTTAAAGAGCTTCCACAGTGGCTCTCGatttcttctttcatccctAAGTGTCGTCCTCTGTGAGTAAAGTAATTAGTCAGCAACACCTGAGAAGCTCCTGATTAATTATTACTAACACCTGCCTGacgagctgctgctgttttattcaTCACACACATAAGTCACAGTGTCTCATCAGCTGTTCtttgagagacagaaaacagctaAATAAGTCTAAATTAATGTTAAACCCATCATCACAGTTACTCTAAGttttaaaagcactttaaagtccgtgtaaagtcagaataaatatgtgttctgagtttgacataccacagaaaagtgtgttgttaaccaccctgccaaatttcaatgattaaaaaaaatcgccaaatatatgaaattaggcttcaaagttgtgtaaaaatcagcctctttctctgctcccaaacgctgtgggagtggcctctgagtccgctgaagccccgccccctaccaagtgtcacctgtcaatcaaagtcaccacctctaccagaaacatggacgctacgcctgagagctttctgctgctaactcagttgctagctcggcggctaactcggctactagctcggcagctaactaagcggctaactcggcagctaactaagcggctaactcggctgctaactcggctgctaactcggcagctaactcagcggctaactcggcggctaacacagctaactgactaactgtagactgtagtggtagtagtgtgcgctgaatgtatttatacagagAAAGCAGTGATTAAGTTTCCTCTGAGCTTTGCAGACAGgtaattatacatatatatatgtgtttataaGTTTACCAGATTTAGCAGTGAAGCTttatttctacttcctgtctgtaaaACCTCTCAGATTTAGCAGTGAAGCTGtatttctacttcctgtctgtaaaAACCTCTCAGATTTAGCGGTGAAGCTttatttctacttcctgtctgtaaaACCTCTCAGATTTTGCGGTGAAGCTTTACTttatttctacttcctgtctgtaaaACCTCTCAGATTTTGCGGTGAAGCGttatttctacttcctgtctgtaaaACCTCTCAGATTTAGCAGTGAAGCTGtatttctacttcctgtctgtaaaAACCTCTCAGATTTAGCGGTGAAGCTttatttctacttcctgtctgtaaaAACCTCTCAGATTTAGCGGTGAAGCTttatttctacttcctgtctgtaaaACCCCCTGactccttctgtttgattagaGAAGATAACTCAGTGACTGCTGACCAGTAGTAGGCGGCATTAGGAGCGAGTAGCATCCACGCCGCCCTCGGCATCTTCTCCTCCAGCTTCCTGTGGCAGAAACAACcagtgaagaagaggaagagcacGAGGAAGAGAGGGACGTAcctggagagaagaggagaggagagaaatgctCTAAACTAGATACTCAAagagtcattatggtctcaatctctaaattcatGTGATTTAGGAAATGATTGATTTCTAAATAGTTCTAGttgctgctttttaaacttcctgtcgtcctcccgtctgttttgactgttccttctttcctcccttccatctgtccttcctcactccctccttctctctttctttccttcctctctctttcctcccttccttcttccctccctccatcccctttcttccttccttcctccttccttcctcctttcctctgtccctccttccttctttcctccctcccttctacctcacttcctttccttcctccctaccctctttcctttactcccttctttcctcccttccttctttccgtctgtccttcctcctttcctccttctttctttctgtccttcctctctctttcctccctttcttccttccttcctcccttccttctttcctctgtccttctttccttcctccattccttctttccttccttcctcccttcctcttttcctttcctcccttccttcctccctcctgtcatcccttccttccttccttccttccttcctccctccctccctcctttccttccttcttccttcctccctccctcctttccttccttctcttcattACTAGGATTTTATCAGCAACAGAAAGTAAATTTAACACCTATACCTTTTTAATTTGGCTTTCaattggattttatttatttattaatctgccttttattttctattttaatccGTTTTTACTACCTGGACTCTATTTTatagtttcttcttcataacccaactttttatgtctgttttacttCATTACTTTTACTCTTTAACTCCTAACATCTCCGCttttactcactttattctATAGTGCCTTTATTCTATTCTTtccttttaatatattttttaaatattttattaatatttatttatttaacccttaaacagacaacgtgcaccaggagatacagactctttaaccttcttgttgtcctcccgggtccttcctctgtccttccttccttccacccttccttcatctgtccttccttccttccttcctcagatctaagttcagctgttagggtaaatgttccctccttctgtcctttcttccttccttcatctgtccttcctttcttccttccttcatctgtccttcctttctttcttcctcccttccttccttcctccctccctccctccctccctccctcccttccttccttcctccctcctttccttccttcttcctccctccttcctttccttcctacttcctcccttcctccccttcctccctcctttccttccttccttcttcctccctccttcctttccttcctacttcctcccttccttcccttcttccctcttttccttcctaccttccttgcttcctccctccttcctttccttccttc
This window encodes:
- the LOC128354709 gene encoding ceroid-lipofuscinosis neuronal protein 6 homolog encodes the protein VDVFELLFYFDDTLGHLMWYVPLFLVLFLFFTGCFCHRKLEEKMPRAAWMLLAPNAAYYWYLITEGQTFILFIFTFFAMTAMVMHQRRRGMVPNGNGLFMLYSFSTALVLVAVWVSYLWNDSDLRKKHPGLIYVPQPRAVYSLHLHLHLHHHHNTDADL